In Papaver somniferum cultivar HN1 chromosome 1, ASM357369v1, whole genome shotgun sequence, a genomic segment contains:
- the LOC113352461 gene encoding uncharacterized protein LOC113352461, with product MGNCLFNNNCQVEEEQENSIERIKIHHNHNHQKNVVKLNFGGINDDDDLKKGSSGVRNVVRVRIIMTQEELSQILRYNNQRDNGLHGDLSKEYTTTASHSIEQLLNVMKTGKVKVVSKVRRKSETTNCNWKPHLESIPEDQY from the coding sequence ATGGGAAACTGTTTATTCAACAACAATTGCCAagttgaagaagaacaagaaaactCTATCGAAAGAATCAAGATTCATCATAACCATAATCATCAAAAGAATGTGGTTAAGCTAAATTTTGGTGgtattaatgatgatgatgatttaaagAAGGGAAGCAGTGGTGTTAGGAATGTGGTGAGAGTCAGAATTATAATGACTCAAGAAGAGTTGAGTCAAATATTGAGGTACAACAATCAAAGAGATAATGGTCTTCATGGGGATTTATCCAAGGAGTACACTACTACTGCTAGTCATTCTATTGAGCAATTACTAAACGTAATGAAGACCGGGAAAGTTAAAGTCGTTTCTAAAGTAAGAAGAAAATCAGAGACAACAAATTGTAATTGGAAGCCTCATCTTGAAAGCATTCCAGAGGACCAATACTAG